In Oryza brachyantha chromosome 1, ObraRS2, whole genome shotgun sequence, the following are encoded in one genomic region:
- the LOC102711100 gene encoding phosphoenolpyruvate carboxylase 4, with product MTDTTDDIAEGISFQAFEDDCRLLGSLLHDVLLRELGPRFIHLLERITILAQSAVNMRAAGMEDTAAVVEKQLWADLSAMSLEDSLSLSRAFSHHLNLMSIADTYHRVRKARNFSDLSKSCDDTFDKLIQSGVPPEELYDTVCKQEVEIVLTAHPTQINRRTLQYKHLRIAHLLEFNDRADLSHEDKEILIEDLVREITAIWQTDELRRHKPTPVDEARAGLHIVEQSLWKAIPHYLRRVSNALKKHTGKPLPLTCTPIKFGSWMGGDRDGNPNVTAKVTRDVSVLSQWMAIDLYIRELDTLSFELSIKKCSEKLENLANDILLKESASEDQKTNTWKQTGRQSNLKPQPSLPLPAQLPSGADLPSCTECNDGESQIRMSKLPGNPKHKLFLNTTEKREDSTLPSPSHRQMGRTPSGGQLRKMFTESQMGRSSFRKLLEPGISDRPGITPYRVVLGDVKEKLMNTRKRFELLLEDVPCDRDTSEYYETSDQLLEPLLLCYQSLQSCGSSVLADGRLADLIRRVATFGMVLMKLDVRQESGRHTETLDAVTSYLDLGVYSEWDEEKKLDFLTRELKGKRPLVPPYIQVTADVQEVLDTFRVAAELGSDALGAYVISMASNASDVLAVELLQKDARLTVSGDLGRPCPGGTLRVVPLFETVKDLREAGSAIRKLLSIDWYREHIIKNHNGHQEVMVGYSDSGKDAGRFTAAWELYKAQEDVVAACNEFGIKVTLFHGRGGSIGRGGGPTHLAIQSQPPGSVMGTLRSTEQGEMVQAKFGLPQTSVRQLEIYTTAVLLATLRPPQPPRDPNWRRVMEEISRVSCAQYRSTVYENPEFIKYFQEATPQAELGYLNIGSRPAKRRATAGISNLRAIPWVFAWTQTRLVLPAWLGVGRGLQDACDKGHADELRAMYEEWPFFQSTVDLIEMVVAKADAPMAKHYDDVLVGDGGRRALGAELRQELARTESCVLAVSGHKKLSANNRSLRKLIESRLTYLNPINMLQVEVLRRLRQDHDNRKLRDALLITINGIAAGMRNTG from the exons ATGACAGACACGACGGACGACATCGCGGAGGGGATATCGTTCCAGGCGTTCGAGGACGACTGCCGCCTGCTGGGCAGCCTCCTCCACGACGTCCTCCTCCGCGAGCTCGGCCCCCGCTTCATCCACCTCCTCGAGCGCATCACCATCCTCGCCCAG AGCGCCGTCAACATGCGCGCCGCCGGGATGGAGGACACGGCGGCCGTCGTCGAGAAGCAGCTCTGGGCGGACCTGTCCGCCATGTCGCTCGAGGACTCGCTCTCCCTCTCGCGCGCCTTCTCCCACCACCTCAACCTTATGAGCATCGCCGACACATACCACAG GGTTCGTAAAGCACGCAACTTTTCTGATCTGTCGAAATCATGTGATGATACGTTCGACAAGTTGATTCAAAGTGGTGTTCCTCCAGAAGAACTCTATGACACTGTTTGCAAGCAG GAAGTTGAAATTGTTCTGACAGCTCATCCAACTCAAATAAACCGGCGAACTTTGCAATACAAGCACCTTAGAATAGCT CATCTTTTGGAGTTTAACGACCGTGCTGATCTTAGTCACGAGGATAAAGAAATTCTAATTGAAGATTTG GTAAGAGAAATCACGGCAATATGGCAAACTGATGAGTTGAGGCGTCATAAACCTACACCTGTTGATGAAGCTAGAGCTG GCCTTCATATTGTTGAGCAATCTCTCTGGAAAGCAATACCACACTATCTTCGCCGTGTTAGCAATGCTCTCAAGAAG CACACAGGCAAGCCACTTCCACTAACCTGCACACCAATCAAGTTCGGTTCATGGATGGGTGGTGATCGTGATGGGAATCCTAATGTCACAGCGAAA GTTACTAGGGATGTTTCCGTGTTGTCCCAATGGATGGCAATTGATTTGTACATCCGTGAACTAGACACTCTAAGCTTCGAGCTATCAATCAAGAAATGCAGCGAGAAGCTTGAAAATTTAGCTAATGACATCTTGCTCAAAG AGTCAGCATCAGAGGACCAGAAGACCAACACCTGGAAACAAACTGGACGCCAGAGCAATCTAAAGCCTCAGCCCAGTTTGCCACTTCCTGCACAGCTTCCTTCTGGTGCCGATCTTCCATCATGTACAG AATGCAATGATGGGGAGTCTCAAATCAGAATGTCAAAACTTCCAGGGAATCCAAAGCATAAG TTGTTTCTTAACACAACGGAAAAACGTGAAGACAGTACATTGCCATCTCCTAGTCATCGTCAGATGGGTCGAACTCCAAGTGGTGGTCAACTTAGGAAGATGTTCACAGAATCCCAGATGGGTCGATCGAGCTTCCGAAAACTTCTGGAACCAGGCATATCAGATAGACCAGGGATTACTCCGTATAGAGTTGTCCTTGGTGatgtaaaagaaaag CTCATGAATACACGCAAACGATTCGAGCTTCTTCTTGAGGATGTACCATGTGACCGTGATACTTCAGAATATTATGAAACATCGGACCAACTTTTGGAGCCCTTGCTATTGTGTTATCAATCACTG CAATCATGTGGATCTAGTGTGCTTGCGGATGGCCGGCTAGCAGATTTGATTCGACGGGTTGCAACCTTTGGTATGGTGTTAATGAAGCTTGATGTACGGCAG GAATCAGGCCGGCATACAGAAACGCTTGATGCCGTCACGTCTTACCTGGATCTTGGTGTTTACAGTGAGTGGgatgaagaaaagaaattggATTTCTTGACTAGAGAGCTGAAAGGGAAGCGCCCTCTTGTCCCCCCATATATACAG GTTACTGCTGATGTGCAAGAAGTTCTTGATACATTCCGTGTTGCTGCAGAGCTAGGGAGCGATGCACTTGGAGCATATGTGATCTCAATGGCCTCAAAT GCAAGCGATGTCCTAGCAGTCGAACTGTTGCAGAAGGATGCAAGACTTACAGTGAGCGGTGACCTAGGAAGGCCATGTCCTGGTGGAAC GTTGAGAGTTGTTCCGCTGTTTGAGACGGTGAAAGATCTGCGAGAAGCCGGCTCAGCGATCAGAAAGTTACTGTCCATTGACTGGTACAGAGAGCACATCATCAAGAACCATAACGGGCACCAAGAG GTCATGGTGGGCTACTCCGATTCCGGCAAGGACGCCGGCCGCTTCACCGCTGCGTGGGAGCTGTACAAGGCTCAGGAAGACGTGGTGGCGGCGTGCAACGAGTTCGGGATCAAGGTTACGCTCTTCCATGGGCGCGGCGGGAGcatcggccgcggcggcgggccaaCCCATCTGGCTATCCAGTCGCAGCCTCCAGGCTCAGTCATG GGCACTCTTCGGTCGACGGAGCAAGGCGAGATGGTGCAGGCCAAGTTCGGGCTGCCGCAGACGTCGGTGCGGCAGCTGGAGATCTACACGACGGCGGTGCTGCTGGCGACGCTgcggccgccgcagccgccgcgggACCCCAACTGGCGGCGCGTGATGGAGGAGATCTCGCGCGTGAGCTGCGCGCAGTACCGGAGCACGGTGTACGAGAACCCGGAGTTCATCAAGTACTTCCAGGAGGCGACGCCGCAGGCGGAGCTGGGGTACCTGAACATCGGCAGCCGGCCGGCGAagcggagggcgacggcgggcaTCTCGAACCTGCGCGCCATCCCGTGGGTGTTCGCGTGGACGCAGACGCGGCTGGTGCTGCCGGCGTGGCTGGGCGTGGGGCGCGGGCTGCAGGACGCGTGCGACAAGGGGCACGCCGACGAGCTGCGCGCCATGTACGAGGAGTGGCCCTTCTTCCAGTCGACGGTGGACCTGATCGAGATGGTGGTGGCGAAGGCGGACGCGCCGATGGCGAAGCACTACGACGACGTGCTggtgggcgacggcgggcggcgggcgctgGGCGCGGAGCTCCGGCAGGAGCTGGCGCGGACGGAGAGCTGCGTGCTGGCGGTGAGCGGGCACAAGAAGCTGTCGGCGAACAACCGCAGCCTCCGGAAGCTGATCGAGAGCAGGCTGACGTACCTCAACCCCATCAACATGCTGCAGGTGGAggtgctccgccgcctccgccaggACCACGACAACCGCAAGCTCCGCGACGCGCTGCTCATCACCATCAACGGCATCGCCGCCGGCATGCGCAACACTGGCTAA
- the LOC102718412 gene encoding piriformospora indica-insensitive protein 2, with protein MGSSCSKHLALSLLLLLLVHGCSGQQGEAAAPMEEKEKRALYAAIEGFVGKGWNGSALYPDPCGWSPIQGVSCDLFNGMWYPTVMSIGPVLDNSLQCSADAKFSPQLFDLKHLKTLSFYSCFPAANPTPIPAASWDKLAGSLETLEFRTNPGLTAAIPASLGRLSSLQSLVLVENNLTGAVPAELGALVRLRRLVLSGNGLSGQIPASLGGLKGLLKMDLSNNLLQGSLPPELAGLRSLTLLDLRNNSFTGGLPPFLQGMATLQDLLLSNNPLGGSVQQLAWEKLLSLATLDLSNLGLVGAIPESMAALTRLRFLALDHNRLTGNVPPKLAELPNIGALYLNGNNLTGTLQFSSAFYQRMGRRFASWDNPGLCYNNVAVDAAHAPPGVTVCKDVQAAGAGVRDKVDGRTPEVSSSLMATSFAISASNVNGFWFLVLVQGMVATSLLFIFL; from the exons ATGGGGTCGAGCTGCAGCAAGCATCTGGCTCTTtctctactgctgctgctgcttgtccATGGCTGCTCGGGGCAAcaaggggaggcggcggctccaatggaggagaaggagaagagggCTCTCTACGCCGCCATCGAGGGCTTCGTCGGCAAGGGCTGGAATGGCTCCGCTCTCTATCCTGACCCCTGCGGATGGTCTCCTATTCAG GGAGTGTCATGTGATCTGTTCAATGGGATGTGGTACCCAACAGTGATGAGCATTGGACCAGTTCTTGACAACTCACTGCAGTGCTCCGCTGATGCCAAGTTCAGCCCCCAGCTGTTCGATCTCAAGCACCTCAAGACACTCTCCTTCTACAGCTGCTTCCCGGCGGCGAACCCGACTCCCATTCCGGCCGCCAGCTGGGACAAGCTCGCCGGCAGCCTCGAGACGCTCGAGTTCCGCACCAATCCGGGCCTCACCGCCGCGATACCGGCCTCTCTCGGCCGCCTGTCGAGCCTGCAGTCGCTCGTGCTCGTCGAGAACAACCTCACCGGCGCCGTGCCTGCCGAGCTCGGCGCGCTGGTgcggctccgccgcctcgtgcTGTCCGGGAACGGGCTGTCCGGGCAGATCCCGGCGTCGCTCG GTGGCCTCAAGGGACTCCTCAAGATGGACCTCAGCAACAACCTGCTCCAAGGGAGCTTgccgccggagctcgccggACTCAGGAGCCTCACGCTGCTTGACCTCAGGAACAACAGCTTCACCGGCGGGCTGCCACCGTTCTTGCAAGGCATGGCGACGCTGCAGGACCTGCTGCTGTCGAACAACCCGCTGGGAGGCAGCGTGCAGCAGCTGGCGTGGGAGAAGCTGCTCAGCCTCGCGACGCTGGACCTGTCCAATCTCGGCCTCGTCGGAGCCATACCGGAATCCATGGCGGCACTGACCAGGCTGCGGTTCTTGGCTCTCGACCACAACCGGCTCACCGGCAATGTGCCGCCCAAGCTCGCCGAGCTGCCCAACATCGGCGCGCTGTACCTGAACGGCAACAACCTGACGGGGACGCTGCAGTTCTCGTCGGCGTTCTACCAGAGGATGGGGAGGAGGTTTGCGTCGTGGGACAACCCCGGCTTGTGCTACAACAATGTTGCGGTGGACGCGGCGCACGCGCCGCCCGGGGTGACCGTGTGCAAGGACGTGCAGGCGGCCGGTGCCGGCGTGAGGGACAAGGTGGATGGGAGGACGCCGGAGGTGAGCTCCAGCCTCATGGCCACCTCCTTTGCCATCTCTGCTTCCAACGTCAATGGCTTCTGGTTCCTGGTGCTGGTTCAGGGCATGGTGGCCACGTCACTCCTGTTCATCTTCTTGTAG
- the LOC121054687 gene encoding uncharacterized protein LOC121054687 has translation MATTSASAATMTTTIVLLVAVLSVSTATLPVAVADAGFIGSTCNRTRNDRYGGGTPEGDALRICSGAYFDAANDLDIDAHDSLDSGDYVAASRLVSGAGGAADTCEGAFAAAKKLNLNLAVCEVI, from the exons ATGGCGACGACCTCTGCTTCAGCAGCAACCATGACGACGACCATCGTGCTTCTCGTCGCCGTGCTCTCCGTGTCGACGGCCACCCTCCCCGTCGCCGTGGCCGACGCCGGCTTCATCGGCAGCACCTGCAACAGGACCCGCAACGACAG gtacggcggcggcacgccggAGGGGGACGCGCTGCGCATCTGCAGCGGCGCCTACTTCGACGCCGCCAACGACCTCGACATCGACGCGCACGACAGCCTCGACTCCGGCGACTACGTCGCCGCGTCTCGGCTGGTGTCcggtgccggcggcgccgctgaCACGTGCGAGGgagcgttcgccgccgccaag aagttgaatttaaacttggctGTTTGCGaggtgatataa
- the LOC102711379 gene encoding peptidyl-prolyl cis-trans isomerase CYP26-2, chloroplastic, with product MSHQILNTSNPTLPSLPQPHNHHQPPPPPPKLGRRAAAVAIAAAPAILSVTPAPSRAQEATAAAPCIADLPVTAKAFLDVSIGGEPAGRITVGLFGDTAPAGASRFLSLVTGVGYRRKEFVKIVPGYVQHGGVVSYPAIEEVTDRLAAEMGAVRAQCRDGRRPHAAAGAVSIVVRDPSLPPPKPKLVARGGKLEIDQEQVGVAPNGTEFVITTGDAPELDASALVVGRVVDGMDVVGKIAAVPTVRDNTASPYFRVAKLIGDKRAVVAERGFNRPYTKILVTNCGVLQQQP from the exons ATGTCGCACCAAATTCTCAACACCTCCAACCCCACCCTCCCGTCGCTGCCTCAGCCGCACAACcaccaccagccgccgcctccaccgccaaAGCtcggtcgccgtgccgccgcggtcgccatcgcggccgcgccggccatCCTCAGCGTCACACCCGCACCATCCAGAGCACAggaagcgacggcggccgcgcccTGCATCGCCGACCTGCCCGTCACCGCCAAGGCCTTCCTCGACGTCTCCATCGGCGGTGAGCCGGCCGGCCGCATCACCGTCGGCCTCTTCGGCGACACGGCCCCCGCCGGCGCGTCACGGTTCCTGTCCCTGGTCACCGGCGTCGGCTACCGGCGCAAGGAGTTCGTGAAGATCGTGCCGGGGTACGTGCAGCACGGTGGCGTGGTGTCGTACCCGGCCATCGAGGAGGTGACCGACcggctggcggcggagatgggcGCCGTGCGCGCGCAATGCCGGGACGGGAGGAGGccgcacgcggcggcgggggcggtgtCGATCGTGGTGAGGGACCCGAGCCTGCCGCCGCCCAAGCCAAAGCTGGTGGCGCGCGGCGGGAAGCTGGAGATCGACCAGGAGCAGGTGGGCGTGGCGCCCAACGGCACCGAGTTCGTGATCACCACCGGCGACGCGCCGGAGCTGGACGCGTCGGCGCTGGTGGTCGGGAGGGTCGTCGACGGCATGGACGTCGTCGGCAAgatcgccgccgtgcccaCCGTCAGGGACAACACAGCCTCCCCCTACTTCAG AGTGGCCAAGTTGATTGGGGACAAGAGAGCAGTGGTTGCAGAGCGAGGGTTCAACCGCCCCTACACCAAGATCCTAGTCACCAATTGCGGAGTCCTTCAACAGCAGCCGTAG
- the LOC102718697 gene encoding protein decapping 5-like: protein MAAEAPPPSAASASSSSSSSAGPRAPAAAGSSGGAAAAAASPDSYIGSLISLTSKSEIRYEGILYNINTEESSIGLRNVRSFGTEGRKKDGMQIPASDKVYEYILFRGSDIKDLQVKSSPPPPPPPQPAAPHNDPAIIQSHYSQSALASSSLPSAGSTVLPDLSSQAAQYGLQRPSFQSNIPLYQPGSAPWGSSAPPAGNAPALSVPPMYWQGYYPPGGLPPHLQQTPLLQPTPGLSVPQGLQYAGLNPNLSSGPQKLSELQPPFLQPPGSTQGPSSGILPTTTAPSSANLLAPETSKPLLPNMGPLFTPPVSSVGATLPLASLPTSIAESSATASHNFNSLVSNKIADIPGSTLAYQSVSQAISSTVASSSSAQMDMPVPLLASSGQLLQNAPSMLSSSQSMQTPLQMSSKDFKTVESKTRVVEPLLPDPSSRALPENMEPILPLPKQTPQKYNGAGSHSNHNFRGRGRGRGSAFSQSVTNFTEEFDFMAMNEKFNKDEVWGHLGKKTQSRDKDGELGDDVFDEDLEYEETENPELAAKPVYVKDDFFDSLTSGTFGRGGQNGRSRFSEQRKLDTETFGDFPRHRQPYRGGGRGYRGGGRGRGSYYGGRGYGNMGGRGGGQGNSYPHRGSY, encoded by the exons ATGGCGGCGGaagcgccaccgccgtcggcggcgtcggcgtcatcctcctcctcgtcatcCGCGGGCCCGCGGGCGCCTGCCGCGGCCGGCTCCAgtggaggggcggcggcggcggcagcctcgCCGGACTCGTACATCGGGAGCCTCATCAGCTTGACGTCCAAGAGCGAGATCAGGTACGAGGGCATCCTCTACAACATCAACACCGAGGAGTCCAGCATCGGCTTGCGCAATG TTCGATCATTTGGAACCGAAGGACGCAAGAAAGACGGGATGCAAATTCCTGCTAGCGACAAAGTTTATGAGTACATACTTTTCAGGGGAAGTGATATCAAG GATTTGCAAGTTAAGTCAtcaccacctccaccgccaccgccgcaaccagCTGCCCCACACAATGATCCTGCCATAATACAG TCACACTACTCTCAGTCAGCGTTAGCTTCTTCAAGTTTGCCTTCTGCTGGAAGTACAGTACTACCAGATCTCAGCTCCCAGGCAGCTCAATACGGGCTTCAGAGGCCAAGTTTCCAGAGTAATATTCCTCTATATCAACCTGGGAGTGCTCCATGGGGATCGTCTGCTCCACCTGCTGGAAATGCACCAGCTCTTTCAGTTCCCCCAATGTATTGGCAGGGATATTATCCACCTGGTGGGCTTCCACCTCATTTGCAGCAAACTCCTTTGCTCCAGCCCACACCAGGATTATCAGTTCCCCAGGGTCTCCAATATGCAGGATTGAATCCCAATTTATCATCAGGGCCACAAAAACTGTCAGAATTGCAGCCACCCTTTTTGCAACCACCTGGTAGTACCCAAGGCCCTTCCTCAGGCATCCTGCCCACTACAACAGCACCTTCTTCTGCTAACTTATTAGCTCCAGAAACTTCAAAACCTTTGCTGCCGAATATGGGTCCTTTGTTTACTCCTCCAGTTTCATCTGTTGGTGCCACCCTTCCTTTAGCTAGTCTGCCAACATCCATCGCTGAAAGTAGTGCAACAGCGTCACATAATTTTAACTCACTTGTTAGCAATAAGATTGCGGATATTCCAGGTTCAACATTGGCATACCAGTCAGTGTCTCAGGCAATTTCTTCGACTGTTGCTTCATCTAGCTCAGCCCAAATGGATATGCCGGTACCTTTGTTGGCATCATCAGGTCAACTACTGCAGAATGCTCCATCGATGCTTTCATCATCTCAGTCCATGCAGACACCTTTACAGATGAGCAGCAAAGACTTCAAGACTGTTGAATCTAAAACTAGGGTTGTAGAGCCATTGCTGCCTGATCCATCATCACGTGCTCTACCTGAAAATATGGAGCCTATATTACCATTGCCGAAACAAACACCTCAAAAG tACAATGGAGCTGGTTCACACAGCAATCACAACTTCAGGGGACGTGGGAGGGGTAGGGGCAGTGCG TTTTCGCAGTCAGTAACAAATTTTACTGAAGAATTTGATTTCATGGCCATGAATGAGAAGTTTAACAAAGATGAAGTCTGGGGTCATCTTGGTAAGAAAACCCAGTCTAGGGACAAAGATGGCGAGCTAGGAGATGATGTGTTTGATGAAGACCTGGAGTACGAGGAAACAGAAAATCCTGAGTTAGCAGCTAAG CCTGTCTATGTCAAGGATGACTTTTTTGATTCCCTCACTAGTGGAACATTTGGACGTGGAGGGCAAAACGGGAGGTCAAGGTTTTCAGAACAGCGAAAACTGGATACAGAG ACTTTTGGTGATTTTCCAAGGCATCGCCAGCCCTAccgtggtggtggtcgtggttaccgtggtggtggtcgtgGCCGTGGATCATACTATGGCGGCAGAGGGTATGGGAACATGGGAGGAAGGGGTGGTGGGCAGGGCAACTCCTATCCTCACCGTGGTTCCTACTGA
- the LOC102711920 gene encoding uncharacterized protein LOC102711920 has protein sequence MESQRVVVVVEDVAAARAALQWAVRNFIRSGDCITLLHVCPPARSRRRRRSLRLGGFQLALAFKELCNGIAEAKVEIVVRDGEVGDTVVATVNQLGATTLVVGLHDKSFLYRSASPYERVRRLGCRVLCISQHATARHGSFNAELTQIETINLHVPPPKIPFPMFTLPLGLLWGRRSKAKKRK, from the exons ATGGAGAGCcagagggtggtggtggtggtggaggacgtggccgccgcccgcgccgcgctgcaGTGGGCCGTCCGCAACTTCATCCGCTCCGGCGACTGCATCACGCTGCTGCACGTCTGCCCGCCGGCGCGctcacgccggcgccggcgaagcctccgcctcggcggcTTCCAGCTCGCCCTCGCCTTCAAGGAGCTCTGCAACGGCATCGCGGAG GCGAAGGTGGAGATAGTGGTGAGGGACGGGGAGGTCGGGGATACGGTGGTGGCGACGGTGAACCAGCTCGGCGCCACCACGCTCGTCGTCGGCCTCCACGACAAGAGCTTCCTCTACAG GTCGGCGAGCCCGTATGAGCGAGTGAGGAGGCTTGGGTGCAGGGTTCTGTGCATCAGCCAGCACGCCACGGCACGGCATGGCTCCTTCAACGCCGAGCTCACCCAAATCGAGACCATCAATCTGCA CGTGCCGCCGCCTAAAATCCCGTTCCCAATGTTCACTCTTCCGCTGGGCTTGCTATGGGGAAGAAGATCGAAGgcaaagaagagaaaatga